The genomic stretch AACATCTTTATTTATGTTTATAATATCCATAGGCGAGAAAGAATAATTACTGCTCCAAGCATCTTCGCATATAGTAAGTCCTAGTTTTATTTTTTCACCGTTACATTCTATTTCCAAAGGTTTTAAATATTCTTTTATATCCGCATTATTTTCAAAGGCCAAATCTTTCAAGCTAAAAAAATGTCTTGGGTCTTCAAACTCTTTATAATTAGGAAGTAATGATTTTATTATAAAAGGGTAGGGTGTTGTATTATTATGTATTAATTTACCGTCTTTAGCCGCAAATAAAGCATTATACTTTCTTAATCTTCCATCAAAATTTTTTTTACTCTTATCAGAAGCTACATTACCAAAAATAACATATATTCCATTGGAGGATTTTATAATTTCTTCTCCTAGCTCTTCACACTCATTTATAAATCCCTTACTCTCCCACATATCCCCAAGCATATATCCAGATACGCATAACTCTGGAAATACTATAATATCAGCATTATTCTTTTTAGCACTGCTTATGGCACTTATAATTCTAACTGTATTATCACATGGCATAGAAGGTATTATTTCAATTTGAGATATTGCTATTTTCATAATAAAACTCCAATATTTTTGCTGTAATTTGTGATTATATGTTAATATTATAATAATATTAATAAAGAAAAAATACAATAAACCGTATATTAAAAATAAATAAAATAATTTATTATTTTGTATTAAAAATACTCAAGGCGGTAATTATGAGAAGAAAGGACTTCATATTTGAAGATATGTATGAGATTGATAAAATGTTAAATAGTATAGAGTTTGGGGTTATGGCATTGCCTGATATTATACCTTATGCTGTTCCTGTGAGTTTTTGCTTCAAAAATAATCAAATATATTTTCATGGGGCTATGTCTGGAAGAAAATACGAAATTTTAAAAAATAATCCCGAAGTTTCATTTACCGCATCAAAACTATATTCTTATATACCATCATCATTCATGAATAATAATATGATTCCTACTCAATTTTTTTTCTCGATATTTGCTGAAGGAAGATTTGAAAGTATAAATGATATAGAAGAGAGAAGAAATATATTATATGAATTGGTAAAAAAATATGAGCCTAATAATAATAATCTATCAATAGACAATAAAATGTTTAACTATGCTCAGAATAATATGTTAATAGGAGTTATAAATATTAAAAATATCACTGCAAAGGCAAAATTCGGTCAGAATATGACAGATGATGAGATAAAAATGATAATTAAAGACCTAAAAACAAGGGCTGAAAAAATAGACATAGATACAATAGAGATGATAAATAAAATGAGAAAATGAAAAAAATAACTTGAAAAAAGTATTATAAGTGATAGAATAAAACCGAATAAAAAACTATCTCTTTTATATTATAATAATTATTTCATTATAAATAAAAATTAATTGAGGACAAACTAATGCAAACAAGAGTATATAAAGCAGGTTCCATAGTATATTTTACAGGAGATACTTCAGATAGAGTTTATATATTAAAACAAGGTCAGGCTCAAAGCATATTTTTGTCAGAGGAAACAGGGTATGAAACTAGAGAACTTATCAATATAGGAGAGTTTTTCGGTGTAAAAAGTATACTTGGAACATATCCGCAGGAAGATACTGTTCAATGTTTGACTGATTGTGTTGTTATTATAATTACATACGAAGAGTTTGAAAGTTTAATAGCAAAAAATAAGCCTATTATCATAAAAATGCTCAAAGTATTTTCTAATCAGCTTAGAAGAATAAATAAAAGAGTTAGAGAACTTGTAGAAAATGATATTAATGATGAAGCTCCTGATCCTTTAGAAGGATTGTATAATATAGGAGAGTTCTATTTCAAAAATAAAAAGTATAAAAATGCACTTTATGCCTATAAAAGATACCTGCAATATGCTGATGAAGATTCTACATATTATAATACAGTAAAAGAAAAAATAGAAGAATGTAAAGATGAGCTTGATATAACAGATGACAGCGATATAGCTCCTCCAAATTCAGAAGTATCTTCTGCTGAAAAAACTGCTGCCCAGGCACAAACTGCTGTTAATGATCCTGTTTACAATAAAGCTGTTGAATTATATAATAGTAATAATTATGTTAATTCTATAAAAACATTTAATACTCTGCTTAAAAGTTCTAATGCTGCTGTAGCTGAGAATTCTATGTTTTATATGGGTAAATGCTATTATAATTTAAATAAATATGATAATGCTTCTACAGTGCTTTTATCAGCAATAAAAAAATATCCTAAATCTTCAAATGTTAAAGAGGCTATTTTATTTTTAGCTAAAACTTGCGAAGCTAAGGGGGATAAAACTAAAGCTAAAGCATATTATCAAAAGGTTATTTCTATGCCTCCTATGGATAATTTTTCTAAAGAAGCTAATGCAAGCGTTTCAAGATTATAATTTTTTAATAAGGAATTAATTATGGATAATAATTTATCTTCACATACAAAGAAATACAATACAGATGATGTTATATTTTTAGAATATGAAAAAGGCGACAAATTTTATATGGTTCAAAGCGGATCTGTAAAAATTACTAAGGTTATAAAAGATGTTGAAAAATTATTAGACATAGTTTATCCGGGGGATTTTTTCGGAGAAATGGCTATATTAGAAGATACTACTAGAAGTGCTTCTGCAATAGCAAATGAACCTACTGTTTTACTAGAACTAAGAAAAGAGAACTTCCAATCAATATTAGCAAATAATACTGCTATGGCTCTTAAACTTTCAAAAATGTTCGCAAAAAGAATATTTGATGCTAAAAGAAGGCTTTTAATACTTCAATTAAATGAAACTGATTTAAGAGTTTATGACTGTCTTCTATTATTAGCAGAACTTCAGAATATACCTAGAGATCATTATTATGAGCCTCAGGAATTAAATGCCACTATTAATGATATTGCTAACTGGTGCGGTGTTAAAGTTAATGATGTTCAAAAAGTTTTAAACTCTTTGGTAAAAACAGGTAAAATTGATATAAGAACTAATACAATTTACGTTAAAAACTTAAAGGAAATTCAAAGACAAATTGACTTAAAAAGAAAAAAATCATAAGTTAATAAACTTTATTTATAAAAAGCTGGTAACTTTTAGTTATCGGCTTTTTTATTCCTTAAAAATGCTATGTTAATTACAAATAATCATATTGACAAAATAATATAATTAATGTACTATATGTAAAATATTTTTATTAAAGAGGTTTATATGAAAAAAATTGTATTAATGGCAGTATTGTATACTTTATTTAGTTTTAATGCTTTATATTCTGGAAAAGCTGAAAATGCAGCACAATTATTATTGTATATAGCATCTGGTGACAGCGAAGGGGTTTTAGAGCTTATAAATGATAAAAAAGTTGATATAAGTGGCAGAATAGAAGATGGTCTGACACCATTAATGTTTTCTATCATTTATAAACAAGATGAAATATCTAAAATGCTCATAGAAAAAGGTGCTAATATCAATGTAAAAGACAAGTCTGGATTTACCGCTCTAATACATTCTATAATGTATAATAGAACAGAAATATCAAAAATACTTATAGAAAAAAAAGCTGATGTCAATATAAAAACTTCATTAAATGAAAATGGAGTATATATGAAAAATTTTACTCCTTTAATACTTAACCAAGATAAAGAAATAGCAAAATTATTAATAAATGCTGGTGCTGATATTAATCTTAAATTATCTTGTAAAAATGGAGATATAAAATTAGAAAATGCTGCACCTTTAATGTGGTTTATTATTACTGATAATACAGAAGTAGCTGAGTTGTTAATAGAATCTGGGGCAGATATCAATGCTAAAGATAAAGACGGAAAAACCGCATTGGATTATGCAAGAGAGAAAAATAATTCTAAAATAGAGCAGCTGCTCATTCAAAAAGGTGCTAATTAATAAAAAGTAATTTTATTATAATTGTGAAGAGTACAAATACGAAGCAAACATAGTGCCTCTAAGTACTGTCAAGTATGGCGTATAGGAAGAATACTTTGTTTGCTTTTTTACATTATAAATAAGGTATTTTTATATATTGTTATTTTTCCATACTGCATAAAATTATAAAATTGAAACAAGCATAATGATATTGACAAACAATACCATTAATATATTATATATAAATATTTTTATTAAAGAGATTTATATGAAAAAAATTGTATTTATGGCAATATTGTATGCTTTATTTAGTTTTAATACTTTGTATCCAGAGCTTAATAAAGATGAAAAAGAATTTGTATCATATATAGCAAATGGTGATAGAGAAGAAGTTTTATATTTTTTAAATAATAAAAAAACCAATGTAAATTTAGATATTATAGATGGCATTACACCTTTGATGTTATCTATTATCTATAAGCAATATGAAATAGCAGAGATACTAATAAAAAAAGGTGCTAATATCAATAAAAAAGAGAAAGAAATCTGTGCTACACCTTTAATATTATCTATTATTTATGGTCAATATGAAATAGCGGAGATGCTAATAGAAAAAGGTGCTAATGTTAATATAAAAGACAATGCCGGATTTACAGCTTTGATACATGCTATACAGCGTGAGAAAACAGATTTATCAAAAATGCTTATAGAAAAAAATCTGATGTAAATACAAAAGTATCATTCAATACAAATGGATTATATTTAAAAGATTTTACTCCTTTGACATTTAACGTAGATACAGAAGTAGCTGAGTTATTAATAAAAGCTGGAGCTGATCTTAATGCTAAAGATAAAGATGGAAACACAGCATTATATTATGCAATAACTAAAAATAATAGTAAAATAATGAAGTTGATTTCTGAAAAAGGCGGCAGCTTCTAAAAATAATTTTTATAACTAGCTTTATAATATTTTTTAAATTACTATTTTTATTTTAGTTTTTCATTAGTTTTTAATATTATTCTATGTATTAATATAATTAAAATATTGTATATAAGCAAAGCTATAAAAAATATTTTCATTACAAATATAAAATTTTCAAAAGTTCTAAGTCCGTTTCTAAGTGAAAAATACACATATACGAATATAATTAAATAACCATAGAAAGGATACCATAATCTATAAGCAAGCCCGTAATTAAATGTAAGCACTGTAAAAGCTAAAGAAAAACCAAAAATAACCGCTGTAGGTACTAATGGTATAATAGCCTCATATCTGCTTGTAAACTGTATAAGTATAATTTGTTTTGCAAATACTATTAAAAATACTGATAAACAAAGAGATGCAAACACCAACAAAAGAATAGAATAATAAAGTATTTTGCTTTCTTTATTTTTATTATTATCCTTTTTTGCTATTAGTATATAAGAAAACATTACTGAAGCTATTGGAGTGCCTATATAGAAAAACATTTTTATTATTAATGACATGGTAGAGTAGTACCCTGCACTTGTTTTATCCAAATATCTGTTTGCCATAAGTACATCGCTTAAAGATATCCAATTAAATATAAAGTTTACAATAACAATGTGAATTATATAACTTAAAAATATATATAGATTTTGTTTTGAGAAATACATTTTTATTTTATTTAATGGTACGAAGTAGGGGAGATTAAGTTTTTTTAATTCTATTATATTGATAATAAAATATAATACACAAAATAATGCCACACTAATAATAGCCTTTTCCAAAGTAAGCCCTGTTATAATAAAATAGGCTAGTAAAAGTATTTTTGATATAAATATTGCTATAAGGCTTGCAGTATAATCATATGCTATATAATTATTAATTTTTAGTATGGACTGAGAAACTATACCCAAAATAGTAACAAATATACCAACAGACATTATAAGAAGAGAGGGGTAGCTTTTTATATTGAAAAGTATATCTATTAAAGGTATTGACACTATATAAAGAATAGATATTATAATTGCAATAATATATCCGTAAGCCCAATAAGTGCGTGCATCTTCATCATATTTGTAATGATGCATTATATAATAACTAAAACTAGATACTGTTAAAACTATTATAGAATATATATTTATTATACCATTGTAATGAGCAAAATCTGATATTGATAAACTTCTGTTAATATAAATTGATGATATATAATTTAATACGCTTGCAATACCGTTTATAAATACTAATAATGCATAGTTAATATAATATGAATATTTTTTGTATAATGTTTTTATTATGTTCATATTATATTAACTTTAATTTACCTTTATTAAAACTTTATCTTAAATTATCTTCTTCTTAAGAACCATATCAATATACCAAGTATACCAAATAAACAAGGCAAACCTATTTGAGCAACATATCTTATAAAGTTAGTCTGAGTAGTAGTAAGAGTAAGATTTTTTATGCTTGCTTCTTTAGGTCTTATAGTAATTTTCTGTCTTGCTTCTAATAGATAAGCAACACTATTCATAAATAAGTCCTTATTACCAGCAAATGCTATATCTACAGACTGACCTTGCTCTGG from Brachyspira murdochii DSM 12563 encodes the following:
- a CDS encoding ankyrin repeat domain-containing protein; the protein is MKKIVLMAVLYTLFSFNALYSGKAENAAQLLLYIASGDSEGVLELINDKKVDISGRIEDGLTPLMFSIIYKQDEISKMLIEKGANINVKDKSGFTALIHSIMYNRTEISKILIEKKADVNIKTSLNENGVYMKNFTPLILNQDKEIAKLLINAGADINLKLSCKNGDIKLENAAPLMWFIITDNTEVAELLIESGADINAKDKDGKTALDYAREKNNSKIEQLLIQKGAN
- a CDS encoding cyclic nucleotide-binding domain-containing protein, with the translated sequence MQTRVYKAGSIVYFTGDTSDRVYILKQGQAQSIFLSEETGYETRELINIGEFFGVKSILGTYPQEDTVQCLTDCVVIIITYEEFESLIAKNKPIIIKMLKVFSNQLRRINKRVRELVENDINDEAPDPLEGLYNIGEFYFKNKKYKNALYAYKRYLQYADEDSTYYNTVKEKIEECKDELDITDDSDIAPPNSEVSSAEKTAAQAQTAVNDPVYNKAVELYNSNNYVNSIKTFNTLLKSSNAAVAENSMFYMGKCYYNLNKYDNASTVLLSAIKKYPKSSNVKEAILFLAKTCEAKGDKTKAKAYYQKVISMPPMDNFSKEANASVSRL
- a CDS encoding pyridoxamine 5'-phosphate oxidase family protein; its protein translation is MRRKDFIFEDMYEIDKMLNSIEFGVMALPDIIPYAVPVSFCFKNNQIYFHGAMSGRKYEILKNNPEVSFTASKLYSYIPSSFMNNNMIPTQFFFSIFAEGRFESINDIEERRNILYELVKKYEPNNNNLSIDNKMFNYAQNNMLIGVINIKNITAKAKFGQNMTDDEIKMIIKDLKTRAEKIDIDTIEMINKMRK
- a CDS encoding Crp/Fnr family transcriptional regulator, giving the protein MDNNLSSHTKKYNTDDVIFLEYEKGDKFYMVQSGSVKITKVIKDVEKLLDIVYPGDFFGEMAILEDTTRSASAIANEPTVLLELRKENFQSILANNTAMALKLSKMFAKRIFDAKRRLLILQLNETDLRVYDCLLLLAELQNIPRDHYYEPQELNATINDIANWCGVKVNDVQKVLNSLVKTGKIDIRTNTIYVKNLKEIQRQIDLKRKKS
- a CDS encoding ankyrin repeat domain-containing protein, producing MTFNVDTEVAELLIKAGADLNAKDKDGNTALYYAITKNNSKIMKLISEKGGSF
- a CDS encoding ankyrin repeat domain-containing protein, with product MKKIVFMAILYALFSFNTLYPELNKDEKEFVSYIANGDREEVLYFLNNKKTNVNLDIIDGITPLMLSIIYKQYEIAEILIKKGANINKKEKEICATPLILSIIYGQYEIAEMLIEKGANVNIKDNAGFTALIHAIQREKTDLSKMLIEKNLM
- a CDS encoding oligosaccharide flippase family protein; the protein is MNIIKTLYKKYSYYINYALLVFINGIASVLNYISSIYINRSLSISDFAHYNGIINIYSIIVLTVSSFSYYIMHHYKYDEDARTYWAYGYIIAIIISILYIVSIPLIDILFNIKSYPSLLIMSVGIFVTILGIVSQSILKINNYIAYDYTASLIAIFISKILLLAYFIITGLTLEKAIISVALFCVLYFIINIIELKKLNLPYFVPLNKIKMYFSKQNLYIFLSYIIHIVIVNFIFNWISLSDVLMANRYLDKTSAGYYSTMSLIIKMFFYIGTPIASVMFSYILIAKKDNNKNKESKILYYSILLLVFASLCLSVFLIVFAKQIILIQFTSRYEAIIPLVPTAVIFGFSLAFTVLTFNYGLAYRLWYPFYGYLIIFVYVYFSLRNGLRTFENFIFVMKIFFIALLIYNILIILIHRIILKTNEKLK